The Gopherus flavomarginatus isolate rGopFla2 chromosome 4, rGopFla2.mat.asm, whole genome shotgun sequence genomic interval agctgtatagggccagcgctgcagagtgtccacacttactgctagcagcgctgtaagtgctgttagatgtggccacactgcagcgctgttgggagtgatgcattgtgggcggctatcccacagggcacctcgtcccacagcggcgctggggcttatgggaaggggaaggaagtgtgattgtccttctgcttcctgttcctgttccaacggccagcgttgctttggtacacatgcggagcactgtggcagcattgtgactctaaagcggttttttctgcattatctttcaagaatggATCCTCAGGTACTGAATACCTTACTAATGACTATTGCCAGCACATCTCGCCTTACTGTGGATCTAATCCTTAGGCTGCTAAATGTGCGTGTGACTGACATTGAGAAGTCGGACGATGGTACTGAATCGCATCAATATGCAGACAGTACAATGCTAGTGGCAATAACAGACGTGctctgctccgtggaccggcgcgtttcggctcgggaaaccagcactgagtggtgggatcacatcgtcctgcaatcatgggatgacgagcagtggctgcagaactttcgtatgaggaaagccactttcatgggactttgtgatgatctcgcccccaacctgcggcgcatgaacacgagatttagagatgccctttctgtggagaagcgggtggctattgcaatctggaagctggcaactccagactgtttccgatctgtggcgaaccagttcggagtgggaaagtccaccgttggaatggtgctgatgcaagtttgcagggccattaatcgaacactgacaagaagaaccgtgactcttggtaacgtgcaggacattttagatggctttgcagaaatgggcttccctaactgtggaggggcagtagatgggacgcatattcctattatctctccaccccacctggcatcggagtatattaatcgcaaggggtacttctctgtggttctgcaagcgcttgtggatcaccgtgggcatttcactgacatttactctggatggcctggaaaggtgcacgatgcacgcatatttaggaacagtgccctgttcaggaggcttagggccgggacctttttcccagatcacaatataacagtaggggacgtggaaatgcccatcgtgattctgggagaccccgcttacccattaatgccatggctcatgaaaccatatactgggaagcttgacaggagcaaggaacgtttcaactacaggttgagccgctgtagaatgactgtggagcgtgcttttggccgtttgaaagctcgctggcgcagtctgttcgggaagctagatttgatggaaagcagcattaccgcagttatatccgcgtgctgcaccctccataatatttgtgaagggaagggtgaaaggttcagtgaggaatggacctccgaggttatacgtttggagaatgagtttgctcagccagagagcagggctaatagggaggcccaggaaagggcttcaaggattagggatgctataagggagcaatttgatgctgagagccagcagtaatgtttggtgcatgtgttgtgctttgctttaccttgctgtgtataattAGCCATTTCTATCaccaataaaacatatggaaagaaatacaaaccaaaaccttttatttgtcatacagtaaaaaacaggtaagggggtatgggtggttcacagtacattcagaggttttactatttcctattttactcaattgtaaccgtctgatgcaactcaccattactttgctgcagaatgatgggggtggagtgcactgggtaagaattaaacatatcttggttactaggtgatgttataggtgttgggggcagctgatgataataaggaactgggtgctgcataaagctattttgaggatacacagggggacaaggaacattgcttttggaagcctgtgggttatcacggtatatatttgcctgcatggctacaagagactcaaaagacttggtttggcgagacaggagtctcatcatctgcctggctattcttttggcagacaattcctgtctcctgctttcagtcagcctccattcctgtacactttttctccactcctcagtcttcctactttccctgttgtagtggttcagaacggtcttgatcagctcctcttttgatttcctaggattgcgcctcaaattctgcaatctacgtgaggccggtgacacAGCCGCATTACTCGAGTTGtctagaaaaaatagagatagagacatgtaatacacaggggcatcattgtttattatcaacttttgaaggacattggaaactgtaggtagcatccctctcacatacctcacataacactgtagagttcaagaaagctaagacatgtctagcaatggggtgagtacttttgcttaaaattctcccatgttagtgggatgccttggttcctgcttggaaggggggatcggtgaggaagaagcaccccgcaggacacggttcccgcttggaagggggggtgggggacggacagagcacaccgcagggcaggtttcccacttggaagggggggtgggggacggacagagcacaccgcagggcaggtttcacgcttggaaggggggatcggtgaggaagaagcaccccgcaggacacggttcccgcttggaagggggggtgggggacggacagagcacaccgcagggcaggtttcccgcttggaagggggggtgggggacggacagagcacaccgcagggcaggtttcccgcttggaagggggggtgggggacggacagagcacaccgcagggcaggtttcacgcttggaaggggggatcggtgaggaagaagcaccccgcaggacacggttcccgcttggaagggggggtgggggacggacagagcacaccgcagggcaggtttcacgcttggaaggggggatcggtgaggaagaagcacaccgcagggcaggtttcccgcttggaagggggggtgggggacggacagagcacaccgcagggcaggtttcacgcttggaaggggggatcggtgaggaagaagcaccccgcaggacacggttcccgcttggaagggggggtgggggacggacagagcacaccgcagggcaggtttcacacttggaaggggggatcggtgaggaagaagcaccccgcaggacacggttcccgcttggaagggggggtgggggacggacagagcattgcaatctacttaccacgagcacgatcctcagcttcctcatcaacgtccgcttccagctgctgtgactggctagtctcctcagggctggagaagagctcctggctgcctgtgtcctgagacTCTGGGGTGTCCCCCTCAACGCCAGtagcatcactgtattcatcctctacaccatcccccacttctccctgctctgaactctccatcgtgctcctaggattcacggtggggtcacacccaagtatggcatccagctccttgtaaaacctgcaggttgtgggggctgctcctgagcgtcggtttccctcacgggctttgcagtatgcactcctcatctccttaatttttactctgcattgcaaggcgtcccgttcgtggccccttctcagcatggactgcgatatctgacTATAGGTATCatagtttctccttctggagcgcagctgtgtttgaacagcctcatctccccacacactaattagatcctgcagctctgcattggtccatgctggggctcgtttgttgcgtggaggcatggtcgctgaatgattgattgattaattgcactccacgcctgactgagcaaacaggaaggtgattttttaaatttcccgggggatttaaaggaggggtcaggtgagcacagggcagaggagttttcttgattaccagagaggtatcctcaggtatgctgggatacctgcttattccacggaggtcaagaaaagcgctggtaagtgtctacattgcattaccagcgctggatcaccagcgctggatcctctacacccgagacaaaacgggagtacggccagcgctgcaaacagggagttgcagcgctggtgatgccctgcagatgtgtacaccttcaaagttgcagcgctgtaactccctcaccagcgctgcaactttctgatgtagacaagccctcagataaaACCAGGTTTAGAGAACAGCTTAAAAAGATAACTATtagcaccaaaaaaaaagaaaaaagaaaaaaaatccattgtatAGTAGCTTTTAAGGaaagaatgtttttaaaaaataatttcttgttAATTCAGTCCCTCACTGCTTGCAGACGTACATCCTGATTTCTTGGAATAAAGCAATGTTAAGAAATTTTTATAGCATTCTTCTCTCTCATATTGAAGATTATCTccagtgaggaaaggttaaacttCTCCATGCAGAAATACCTGTATGTTTTGTgacaaaaagggaaaggaagttAATTACAGTTGAACCTccaagttacaaacaccagagttatgaactgacgacacacctcatttggaaccagaagtacgtgatcagacagcagcagagaccaaaaaaaagggGCAAATACTTcacagtattgtgttaaatgtaagctactgaaaaataaagggaaagcagcatttttcttctgcttagTAAAGTTTCCaatctgtattaagtcaatgttcagttgtaaatttttgaaagaacaaccataaagtTTTGTTCAAAGTGACaaatatttcagagttacaaacaacctacattcccaaggtgtttgtaactctgaggttctattgtagcTTACAATATGCCTTGTAATGGAGATAAGGTTAAAGAtaggttatttttaaaagatttttaaaaagtggatctTGGTGCATTCCTGAATGGGCAATGTGAACAAGAACAAAACACCAACACATTAAGAGCAATCAGTAAGAGAATCTGGGATGAGAAGGGAAGAAAAGGGATGGGAAAAATAGATTCTTGGTTAACTGGCTAAGCCGTTTTGGGTTTCCAGGACATTTAATCTAGTCAACTGAAAGTGTCCACAGTTGTGGCACTGTCCAAACAATCTACTGACTTGAACTGATGGATTTCTCAGTAAAAATCCACTTATTAAAAGGTTTACCTCCTTTGTTTTGTgggttattttttatttctttgctttaCATCACTTTTGTTCACTCACACAATAAAAGTCCATGCATTATTGAGGTTCTTTTCCCCCCACTTCCATTCGATAACCAGAATGTCACTTTCATTAGGTATAAGTACAGTACTTTCCTACTGAACATAATTAATTTTCAGAGCATGTTTATTTTGACTTCTTGTTATTAGATATTGAattcattcattatttttattttataaacaaatgcgattaaataaacaaaatagCAATGTGTCTGAAACAAGACTAGAATTGGGAATAATATCAAACAAAACTCAGACGTTTAAAGATTTATTAAATCTATACATTTTAGCTTAAAAAGTAGAGGCTAGTTAACATTGTTAATCAaagatttttaatggaaaatgacATTGTTTaataatgtaagcagagtcagaatgagctccaccctgacatctagtggtgaattatggggagtgtggaaaggaatttcaggtatttgcattggcacacccaccccacctagcatagaccacggcagcctgggatggttattttgacagctctgggatccccaatttctttgttattggggcgggaggggtaaaactctgcagataaacttttgaaatctgaggtggcactgaccagagacagagacttttgggttgttggactttcgggtaattggacttaagaccctaaggggaaaatgacattgccaaaacttacttggtgggtcttttgctcatggtttatgttatgaatcgtgtttgtggtgtttccccaatatgatgccacattgtttccctcctttattaaagggactttgctacactcagagtctgtgcttgcgagaggggaagtattgcctcctagaggcactggggggatggtatgtaattgtcccaggtcactgggtgggggcttgagccggttttgcatttgcgttattgaaacggaacccctggatactgaacccggcactggttgctgccaactcagaggggcagaagagttacaataAAAATTGGCTTTTTACGTTTTTGAttaaaaattgttgtttttttgttcccctcctctttcttccacattcccccctcccccccgtttcCAATGACAAAATACTAGCTGCTACATGCACTGTAACTTTTTGGAGGAATTCATTAAGAAAAGAAATACATCTCATTTCCTTACCTGAGAATAGTGAAGACAAATTGGACATGTTTTTAAAGTACTAATTGTGGCTCTTTTTCAGTGCTTAAAATTGTTTATCTACTCATTAGCCCATTCAATTTGTCTTCTCCTACATGCAACTTTTTTAATATTTagcttggtttgggtttttttaccatttatcagggccacccagaggattcagggggcttggggcaaagcaattcTGGGGGCcccttcaataaaaaaaattgcaatactatacaatactatactctcatgggggcccctgctgggcctggcacaaattgccccacttgctcccctgcCACAGGcaaccctgggaaaaataaaccttccgcatctcagcacatACTCAGTTTTGAGACAATTTCTtgacaaggtatcactggttctagCATCAGCtactgctaaaaggcactaaagctcattaaaagggttggacaaatattttccgtcaaaactttttttggatcgaaaactacaggtttttaaaaagcagaaaaaatcatggacaattcCCTGCCTTATACCCATGCCACTCTGTTGATTTTGCTGGTATTGTGCTTGGATAACTCAGGGCTGAATTTAGCTCAGAATGCTTTTTAGCTCAATAGGACCTGTAGTTGAATGCTTATCAGTATTTTTACTGAAACTTGCACTGATGGGTTGTCAGTCTCCTTTGGCTGAGCATTATTCTCATGGTTTCTTTATAATTTGTTTAGCACCAACAGCTCCAAACTGAATTAACACCTGCCTGACTTTTTGCACCAAAAGCCAGCCAGCCTACAGGAGACAGTAGTGAGGAAAGTCACTCATTGTAAGTCCCTGTCCTTCCCACAAAACTCCATGCGCTTCTGACCATTTGGAACTCCACACAGTTAcaaaaatgggggggagggagaagagcattGCCTTGGAGGCAGCACTCCCTTTCCGTGCAGCCATTACTGGGATATCTTCTATGCATACCCTAAACAATATGCTCCAGCCACTATATTACAATCTATCCTCATCTCACTATTATTCGCAATAATAATCATACTGCAGTAGCAGGGAAAAAAATGTGATGGTTtccaaacagagaggaatgcagtCTCTGTGCCAAACAGTGTACAAGCTAGGCCCTCAACCCTGTAATGACTTTGTGCAAGTATATGGGACTGTCCACATATCAGTGGAATACCTCTACCCTTGATCAATTTCTCTggacctttttttgtttgtttcttaacaaataaacaaaaccacacaccACAACCTTTCTGCCAAAAATTTAAAACGAAATCATCCTGAAGGAAAGCTGAACAAAGCACTCTTCCAAATGAGAGTATAACTATGTTCTTTGCAAAGGTCATTATAACATGTTCTCCTTTACTATATTTTACCCCTTCTGTAGTTTTAGCAGCTATATTTAGTTTATGTTTAGGCATCAGAAAATAGAGTCATACCTTTCAAAATTACTTTAGGCATACCTCATGAGGGTGCACTcaccggcccactgagttgcagATGCTGTAACACCTGTTTCCTAATAAGATTTCATGATCCATACGGTTCCTAGCCAATTGACATAAATACTAAATGCACACTTTATTTTGTTGCCTTCAGTGAATTGCACCATGGAATTTTGCTTAGAGGGATCTAAAATTGGGGCTTGCCCTATAAGGAGTGCTGTATTTTCAATGCAGTTTCACCATCTGCAATACAGACCTAATACTACTATTCTTCAAAAAGGTGTTATTTGGTGTAGTTCATGTTTTATAAAACACTTTAAGATTCTCAGTTGGAAAGCACAATAGAAATTAGGGTTTGTGAAAAACTTGAAAAAATCATGTAAATTCTCGCAAATTCAAAACCATGTTTCATTCATTATTTTTCATAAATGTCCAATTTTGTTTTCTACAATTTTTGCACAATTTtaaggcaattttaaaaaaatgaaacacaaatattttaaaata includes:
- the LOC127049729 gene encoding zinc finger and SCAN domain-containing protein 29-like, which gives rise to MLRRGHERDALQCRVKIKEMRSAYCKAREGNRRSGAAPTTCRFYKELDAILGCDPTVNPRSTMESSEQGEVGDGVEDEYSDATGVEGDTPESQDTGSQELFSSPEETSQSQQLEADVDEEAEDRARDNSSNAAVSPASRRLQNLRRNPRKSKEELIKTVLNHYNRESRKTEEWRKSVQEWRLTESRRQELSAKRIARQMMRLLSRQTKSFESLVAMQANIYRDNPQASKSNVPCPPVYPQNSFMQHPVPYYHQLPPTPITSPSNQDMFNSYPVHSTPIILQQSNGELHQTVTIE